The following proteins are co-located in the Penaeus monodon isolate SGIC_2016 chromosome 10, NSTDA_Pmon_1, whole genome shotgun sequence genome:
- the LOC119577580 gene encoding uncharacterized protein LOC119577580, with amino-acid sequence MHLLSLAISDTIASLDKLGKRVFKWVKLVANPERLTGWNAETDGQEEGYAVAPLFGIGHKFTERILQLSLVSNASAIWVLCTDTYTCDLVSLKQEEEPEKEEQVEQVEQVEQAEATGVATAANNAVLIAICVFLALLSSALSLYICWTKHRGEKTCQKPQLEKTATSPPAEGNMYIEAPATTLRPNSEHNSENSLYDVTTK; translated from the exons ATGCA TTTGCTATCTCTTGCAATCTCTGACACCATAGCCAGTCTGGATAAACTGGGGAAAAGGGTATTTAAATGGGTAAAGCTAGTGGCAAACCCTGAACGACTCACAGGATGGAATGCTGAAACA GACGGCCAGGAGGAGGGCTATGCGGTGGCGCCTCTTTTTGGTATTGGACACAAATTTACTGAAAGAATCCTCCAGCTATCTTTGGTGAGCAATGCCAGCGCCATCTGGGTTTTGTGCACAGACACCTATACGTGCG ATTTGGTGTCCCTTAAGCAGGAGGAAGAACCGGAGAAAGAGGAGCAGGTGGAGCAGGTGGAGCAGGTGGAGCAGGCAGAAGCTACAGGTGTCGCAACAGCTGCGAACAACGCCGTCCTGATTGCAATCTGTGTGTTCCTAGCTCTGTTGTCTTCCGCCCTTTCTCTTTACATATGCTGGACGAAACATCGGGGGGAGAAGACATGTCAAAAACCACAACTGGAAA AGACAGCGACATCCCCTCCTGCAGAAGGTAACATGTACATAGAAGCTCCTGCCACGACCTTAAGACCAAACTCAGAACACAACAGCGAGAACAGTCTATACGACGTGACTACAAAGTGA